GACGCTCTACGAGGCGGGCGCGATCACCTACATGCGTACCGATGGCGTGCAGATGGACCCCTCGGCGATCTCGGCGGCGCGGGCGGCGATCACCGATCGCTATTCCGGCCACTACGTTCCGGAGAAGCCGCGGCACTACGAGACCAAGGCCAAGAACGCCCAGGAAGCCCACGAGGCGATTCGGCCGACCGACTTCACCAAGGACCGCTACGGTAGCGGCGACGAAGCGCGGCTCTACGAACTGGTGTGGAAGCGGGCTCTCGCGAGCCAGATGGCCTCGGCCAACCTGGAGCGCACCACCGTCACCCTGCGCGACGTCACCGGCCAGCACGAGCTGCGCGCCACCGGCCAGGTCGTAAAGTTCCCGGGCTTCCTTGCGGTCTATGAGGAAGGTCGCGACCAGAAGCCCGAGGGCGAGGACGACGACAGCGGCCTGCTGCCGGCGATGAACAAGGGCGACATGCCGGCGAAAAAGGGTGTCGATGCTGCGCAGCATTTCACCCAGCCGCCGCCGCGTTATTCGGAAGCGAGCCTCGTCAAGCGGCTCGAGGAGCTGGGCATCGGCCGGCCTTCGACCTATGCCTCGACGCTACAGGTGCTCAAGGACCGGGCCTATGTGCGGACCGAGAAGAATCGTTTCTTCGCAGAGGAATCGGGCCGACTTCTGACGGCATTTCTCGAACGCTTCTTCCCGCGTTATGTGGCGTACGAATTCACCGCCGGCATGGAGGACGAGCTCGACGAGGTTTCGGGTGGCCGTGCCGAGTGGAAGGATCTGCTCGCCAAGTTCTGGAAGGACTTCAAGCCTAAGTCCGACGAGGTCATGGAGCGCAAGCCAAGCGAGGTCACCGAGGCGCTCGACGAGTTCCTGTCCGACTACCTGTTCCCGCCGCGTGACGACGGTTCCGACCCGCGGCTCTGCCCCAAGTGCCAGGAAGGCCGCCTGTCGCTGCGCGGCGGCCGCTACGGCGCTTTCATCGCCTGCTCGAACTATCCCGAGTGCAAGTTCACCCGCAAGTTTGCCCAGCCGGGCGGCAACGGCGAGGATGCCGAAGGTGACGGCGTGCTCGGCAAGCATCCCGAGACCGGCGAGGAGATCACCCGCAAGGCCGGCCGCTTCGGTCCCTATATCCAGGCGGGCGAGGGCAAGGAGGCCAAGCGCTCGTCGATCCCCAAGGACCTGCCCGGCGGCGAGCTGACGCTCGACTGGGCGGTGAAGCTGCTCGACCTGCCGCGCGAGGTTGGCGTTCATCCGGAAAGCGGCAAGCCGATCACCGCGTCCATCGGCCGCTATGGCCCCTATCTCGCGCATGATGGCAAGTACGCCAAGCTGCGCGCCACGGTCGAAGTCTTCGAGACGGGCATGAACGCCGCGGTGGCCAAGCTGGCCGATGCCGCGAACGGCGGCGGGCGCGGCGCGCGCGCCGCGGCCGAGCCGCTCAAGACCTTCGGTCCGCACCCGACTTCGGGCGGCGAGGTCAAGCTCATGGCCGGCCGCTACGGGCCTTACGTCACCGATGGCACGACCAATGCCACCCTGCCGCGCGACAAGCAGCCCGAGGCGTTGACCGCCGATGAGGCGATGACGCTGATCGACGAGAAGGCGGCCAAGGGGCCTGCGAAAAAGGGCGGGCGTAAGAAGGCTCCGGCCAAGAAGGCACCTGCCAAGAAAGCCGCAGCGAAGAAGCCCGCTGCGAAGAAGGCGCCGGCGAAAAAGGCGGCCGAATAACACCTCGCAGCCGCCCGCACCGGTCCTTTCGAGGGCTTCGCGGGCGGCTGGACGAAGGCCTAAAGTCTTCCGCGTAGTTCTACGTGGGCGGTCGTTGGGCGAAAATCGACACGCAATATTTACTATAGTTGGCGCAGGGAGAGCGCGATCGACTTTCCCGTCAAACCTCGCATCCCCGCGAACGAAGAGCGCCCGCCTTGTCCGAGATGAAGCCCATCAAAGTGCCCTCCTCTCGCAAGGCTGCGAAGGATGGCGCCGTGGACCGGCTCGAAGCGGCGCCCACCCCCGGGCCGACTGTGGTGCCCGTTCTCGACGGCCTCGACGAGGAGTTCGACGATCTCCTCGGCGAAATCCTGGCGCCGCCGAAGCCCGAGCCGATCGACGACTTAGACGATCTTCTCGGAGAGATTTCGGAGCCGCCCAAGGTGGCACCCGTCGACGATCTCGACGACCTGCTTGGCGAGATAACCGAGCCGGCGAAAGCTGCGCCTGCCGACGCGCTCGAAGACATGCTCGGCGACATCGAGGAGCCCGCCAAGGCCGAAGCGCCTGATGACTTCGACGACATCCTGGGAGAGATCGCGGGGCCGGCGAAGGCAGAGCCGGTCGACGATCTCGATGACATTCTCGGCGAGATCGCCGGCCCGGCGAAAACCGAGCCTGCCGACGATTTCAACGACATCCTCGGCGAGATCGCGGGTCCGGCCAAGGCCCAGCCCGTGGACGACTTCGACGACATCCTAAGCGATATCGCCGGTCCGGCAAAAGCCGAAGCGAGCCTCGATGACATTCTTGGCGAAGTGGCGCCGACGGTGTCTCCCGCCGCCGAACCGACCAAGGCGAAATCATCGCCCAAGCGTGCCGCTCCGCCCAAGGACGAGACCGACGATCTCAGCGCGATGCTCGACGAGATGGCGAGCCAGGCTCCGCCACCGGTGGCAGCGCCGGTCGAAGAGGCGATCGCCGAAGCCCCGAAGAAGCCCGGCATCGGCGCGAAGCTGGGCAAGCTGGGCGGCCTCGTACCTTCGCTCAAGGGAACGCGCCAGATCTCGCGCAAGGCCCATGTGGGGCTGGTCGGCACCGCGGTGCTTCTGGGGCTGACGACGATCGTCCAGACCACCTATATCCTCACGGCCTCGCATAAGACGCCTGCGGGCGGCCACGCCGCCGCCGGGCACGAGGGCCAGGCTCCGGCCGTCCCACTGGTCCCAGTCGACTATTCGAAGATGGATCTGACCCGTTATCGCGACAAGGTCCGGGCGCTGGGCGAGGGCGGCCGCGACATGCTGCGCAATCCGGCGATCAAGGATGCCATCCTGCAGCTCGACAACGGCGAGCAGCTCTACGACGAATTGGTCAAGCTCTCGCGGCTCAGCAAGGCGGCCGATCTCGTCGTGATCGGCGAGAACCGCCTGACGATCAATTCGTGCAACTTCGCGACCTGCTCGGACAAGAGCTTCAAGTTGGTCTACGATCTCCAGCACGAGAACGCGACGGTCTGCATGACCGAGAAGTATCTCAACGGATCCTATCTGTCCTACAACTACAGCCCGGAAGGCTATAGCGAGGTGCCGACCTGCAATGCCGGCGCGCCGCCGGCTCCCGTGGTGGAAGCGGTACCGGAAGAGGGCGCGGAGCACGAGGCCGAGGCTGTCGATCAGCCTGCCGAGGGAGCGGAGCACGAAGCCGAAGGCGGCGAAGAAAG
The window above is part of the Novosphingobium sp. G106 genome. Proteins encoded here:
- the topA gene encoding type I DNA topoisomerase produces the protein MQLVIVESPAKAKTIEKYLGKDYKVLASYGHVRDLPAKDGSVRPDEEFAMDWELYGDKAKQVKAITDLAKTADRLILATDPDREGEAISWHVRELLAKKKALPKDVQRVTFNAITKDTVTKAMTQPRELDQDLIDAYLARRALDYLFGFTLSPVLWRKLPGAKSAGRVQSVALRLIVERDREIEAFKPQEYWSVVAQMEQGGTEFAARLVKFEGEKLERLSLGDQGIAMRAKAAVEGGAFRVEEVDTRPQKRNPQPPFTTSTLQQEAARKLGFSASHTMRVAQTLYEAGAITYMRTDGVQMDPSAISAARAAITDRYSGHYVPEKPRHYETKAKNAQEAHEAIRPTDFTKDRYGSGDEARLYELVWKRALASQMASANLERTTVTLRDVTGQHELRATGQVVKFPGFLAVYEEGRDQKPEGEDDDSGLLPAMNKGDMPAKKGVDAAQHFTQPPPRYSEASLVKRLEELGIGRPSTYASTLQVLKDRAYVRTEKNRFFAEESGRLLTAFLERFFPRYVAYEFTAGMEDELDEVSGGRAEWKDLLAKFWKDFKPKSDEVMERKPSEVTEALDEFLSDYLFPPRDDGSDPRLCPKCQEGRLSLRGGRYGAFIACSNYPECKFTRKFAQPGGNGEDAEGDGVLGKHPETGEEITRKAGRFGPYIQAGEGKEAKRSSIPKDLPGGELTLDWAVKLLDLPREVGVHPESGKPITASIGRYGPYLAHDGKYAKLRATVEVFETGMNAAVAKLADAANGGGRGARAAAEPLKTFGPHPTSGGEVKLMAGRYGPYVTDGTTNATLPRDKQPEALTADEAMTLIDEKAAKGPAKKGGRKKAPAKKAPAKKAAAKKPAAKKAPAKKAAE